Genomic DNA from Thermotoga petrophila RKU-1:
CTGCTCGGATCGTGTACCAAGAAAACCACGTCAGGATTGGAACCGTACAGAAGACCGAGGGTGACCTGGCCGTAAGCGGGATGTCTCAGGGCTCCTTGTCCCTCCACGAAGACGATCTCTTTTCCCGTTTTTTCGAGTTTCAGAACAGCTTTTTCCACCACACCGGAAACGAAATCCGCGGGAACAGCGTCGATCACGTACCCCGCATCCGCTCCTATGAGGATCCCTGTCTGTCCTGTTGCGAGAAAACCCGCTTTGATCCCCTTCTCCAGAGCTCTTTCCCAGAGCTGAACAGCGGTGGTCCTTTTACCCACCACGCAGTCAGTTCCGAATACACCGACGACTTTTATCTTCTTTCGGTATATACCTCCCCTGAGAACGTCGAGCTCGAGGGGTGGAATGCGAACGTCTATTATTCTCGCACCGTTTTCATGGGCAATCTTCAGAAATTCTGTTTGCTGTGAGATTTTGAAATGAAGACCAGAAACGACATCCATACCGAGCGAGAGTGCTTTTTTTACGAGTGTCGCTATCTGCTCTTCCAGATATCCACCAGGGTTCGACACTCCAATTATCAGAACCTCAGCTCCCATTTCTTTCGCCTTTTCAACAGAGGAGACCACGGGCACGTCGTATCGAATGGACTTCACAAAGTCACTCGCTATTTTCCCTTCGTGTTCCGCGACTACACAAACGGGTTTGAAGAGTCTGCTGTGCCTTAGAAGTCCGTAGGTGGTTTTGGCATGAGGTGTTCCCAGCTGTCCCCACGCCACGATCGCCGCTGGTGTGCCGGGCTGGTATAATTTCCAGAGATCCATTCTCTTTCCCTCCGTTTTTTAAAAGATTCTACCATGGGAGGTTTCCGTTTTGAAGATAGCCGTTGTGGGTGGTACTTTCTGGGATATCTTCATCTTCGGTGAGAATCCACACTCTTCGATCATAAAGGAATCACCGGGAGGATCCGGCCTCAACGTAGCCTATGGCCTGTTTCTTTTGGGTCACACCGTTGACTTCTACTCGAACATCGGGGATGACTGGAGAGGAAAACAAACAACAGAAATCCTGAAAAAGGCAAGTTTTGACACTTCACACATGTTCACCATTCAAGGTGGAAAAACTGGAATCTTCATTGCCCATAATGGAAAGCCCCTCGCTGTTGACCCGGGTGTGAACAGAAAAGAGATGAAACTGCCTTCTTTGAGCGAATACGACCTTGTTTTCGCGACTGGAGAGATTTCAGAAAAAACGATAAGAAAGATCTGTGAAAACACCAAAAACGTGATTCTGGACGTGGGACCAGGTGCAAGATTCGCCACCACCGATTTGAACGCGCTCGTGATAGGAAACGAGTGCGAGTGTTCTTTCAGAAGGTGCGACGTTGTGAAGATGGGTTCGAAAGGGGCAAGATGGGGAGAAGTGTACGTTCCAGGAAACGGCATTTCATATCCTCACTCGATCGGACTGGGAGATCTGTTCGACATCGTCTTCGTGCACCATCTTCTCCTTGGAAAGTCTAAGAAAGAAATTCTCGAAGAAGCCGTGAAGTGCTCTCAGATTCTCGGTCAAAAAGAAAATGTGACCCCCTTTGAGAGGATCTCATTCCTCGAGTCGTTCAGCGCGAAAGACGATACGCTTGAATGCCCAGATGAATCCAAAGACGCTTCCCACCACGGTGGCTAACAGGATCAAGAAGAACATCAGGTGAGAACCCGTTGAAAGAGCGTATCCGAGCACACCGACAACCCCTATGGCCACAAGCTGTAGAAGGAGTATTTCAGGACCAGAAAAGACCTTCGCTGGATTCGTGAGACTTCCTGTTTTTTCCCATTTAGAAAGAAGCAGACCAAGGGCTGAGACGAGAAGAAACAGACTCAAACTCGCCGGTACGAAGAAAATGTAGAACACACGCTTTTGATAAACCGCCAGAAAGATCACAAAAGCAGAAACGACAGCCGAGTTCAGCAGAGATGAAACGAGTATCTTCGAAATCATCACTTCACTCGTCTTGACGGGTAAAACCTTCGGAAGCGGCCACACTTCCATTTCCTTTCTCCACAACATAGCGCTCATCGTCGCATTGTAGAGCGCTGCGATCCCGATTGCAAAGATCAACCCAAAATCGGGACTTCCAACGAACGTCATGAGAACACCAAAACCGATTGGGTACAAAAGAAGGTAGAGCGATCTTTCTTCCCGGAGGAGCGTGATGAGATCCTTCTTGAAAAACCCCTTACCCGGAAACCTCGTGGGTTTTTCAGCGGGCATTCTTTCTTTACGCAGAACAGGTTCGAACACGACGGTTCTGGAGATCATCCGAAAGACGAGGAAAGTTCCAAGACATATCAGAATTTCATAGAGAAGAAAGATCGGATTTTCCCTTGAAAAAACAGCGTACGCGAAAACGTTCCAGTTTGAGATGAACCATCTTCCAAAAGATACGGAGAAATCAGGGAGATTGACGAGTATCAGAAACAGGAACACGGCAAGAAGTTGAATCAGCGAGTAAAGCTTCCGTGACAGCGAGGTTCTCAAGAGTCTTCCAAACAGAACTGAAAGAATGGCTCCCCCGAGGAGCAGAAAAACGGTGTGAAACACTCCGGTGACGAAGGGCATCCAGTTGTTCATCAAAAGAGAATACATGAGGAAATTAAGAACCATCATTATGAGAATGAAGAACTGATAGAAGAGGGATATCAACAGCTGATAGATCACTATCGTGCTCCTTTCAATGGGAAGGGTGAGCAGAAACTCGATCTCTCCCTCCAGAACGAACGAATTGGAAAGATAAAAAGACACACCGAGAAGAAACATCACAGAAAACATGGTGGTCGAAAAAGAAAGTGAAGCAGAGAAGGCTTCTTCTCCGAACTCTTCGAGTATCGCTTTGAAATTGTTCCCCATGAGCGAGTAGAACAGAAAACCTGTCATCAAAACGGAGATGAGAACAGAGTACAACCCTTTCCTCCCACGAGCCGGAGCGTATCTGAGCAAAACAGAAAGTTTTCTCATAGAAATTGTCTGCGGAGACCCATCCCCTTTAGGGGATTGGGAGGAAGCAGACATGTGTACCACCTCCAGATTCAATAGTGTTAATATATAGACGAGGTGATTGAACAAATGACTGTAACTCTGACCTGTAGATTCAAACTTGAACTTAGCAAAGACCAAAAACAGCAGTTCCTGGATATTGCGACGGCTTACACAAACGCCGTCAACTATGTGCTCGAACAAAACTTCAAGGATAAATCGACGAACGTTAAAAAGCTCCATAGACTTTACTACAGCACAATTCGTGAAAAGTTCAGCCTTCCAGCTCAAATAGCCATCAATGTGAACAGAGACGTTTCTGCAATGTACAAAACTCTCTGGGCTCAGTTCAAAGAACTCAAGCGTCGAAAACCCGATTCGAAAGCAGTCAAGAAATTCTGGGATAAACCACCGAAGCGAAAGAGCCTGATCGTCAAATACACATACAACCGAACTGCAAGCTTCAAAAAAGTCAACGGAGAGTGGCATGCTTCTTTGTCCACGCTTCAAGGACGAATCAAATGGATCCCGATGAAAGGCTGGTCCAAACACTTTGAGTACCTCGAGTCTGGCAAGATCGGCGATCCGATACTGACTTACGACAAATCATCCAAAACCTTTTTCTTGCTTGTTCCCGTAACACTTGAAGTTCAGGAGCAGCCACCGAAAGAAATCGTCGGTGTTGACGTTGGAGAAAGACACATTGTTGCTGTTGCTTCTACCAGAGGCACCAGGTATTTGATAGACCTTCCTGAAGAGTTCAAACAAAGAAAACAACACTATCAGCGTCTGCGCTCTGAGCTCATGTCAAAAGGCACTCGCTCTGCTAAGAGAAAACTTGCCAGGATCAGCAGGCGAGAGAAACGGTTCACTGAGAACGTACTGCACATCATTGCAAAAAAGCTCATCACAAACCATCCTGGTGCCAAGTTCGTTCTCGAAGACCTTACTTACATCAAAGCCAACAGAATCACCTACCGTGGTAAAGACAAGGAAGCAAGAAGACAGTCAGAGCAATGGCCATTTGCAAGTCTTCAGCAGAAGATAGAGTACAAATCAAAGCTCTACTATGGAGTTCAGTCCGAGAAGGTCGATCCAGCATATACATCTCAGACATGTCCTGTGTGTGGTCACGTCTCTAAAGAAAACAGACCAGACCATGGAGAGCGTTTTATATGTCAAAACTGCGGCTACGAAGAACACGCAGACATAGTTGGTGCAATCAACATAGCTCTAAAAGTTCTTGCCAAAGACCAGCAGGTCAATCTTGAAAATCTCTTAAGGGCCGATGTCAGCCGGCCTAATGCTCCCTCCTCGTGAGGTAGAGCAAGCCCTCCTTCAGGGGGAGGGCAGCTGACTTTCACAGCTCCTTCATGATCTCTTCTATCTCTTCTCCCTCCGCGGTGAGCTGGAGGAACAGATCCTCCAGACTGGCTTCTTTCTGACCGGCGAGCTTTCTGAGCTCTTCCATGGTACCTTCCGCTATCAGTCTGCCTTTGTTTATAATGCCTATCCTATCGCACATCTTTTCTGCGATCTCCAATATGTGGGTGGTGAGAAATATTGCGGCTCCCTCGTCAGCGTACTTTCTCAAAAGGAGTTTCAATATCCTTGCACTCTTCGCATCGAGCCCTACCGTCGGTTCATCGAGAAATATCACTCTCGGCCTCCTCATGAAAACGCTGACCAGCATGAGCTTCTGTTTCATACCGTGGGACATCTCACCTACTCTTTTTCCGAGGTAATCCACTTTGAAGGCTTCGCAGAGCTCCGCTATCCTCTTATCGATCTCTTCTTCTTTCAGATCGTAGATCTCGATGATGAAATCCAGAAACTCCTTCCCCGTCAGATGCGAATAGATCTTTGGCTCGTCCGGTATCACACCGATACTCTTCTTTATCTCGATCTCGTGGGTGCTCATTTTCATGCCGAGGATTTCCACTTCTCCTTCCGTTGGTTTCAAAACTCCGGTGAGCATCTTTATTGTGGTGGTTTTCCCCGCACCGTTCGGTCCCAAAAAGCCGTATATCTCCCCCGGCCTCACCGAAAGATCGATGTGATCGACCGCGGTGAAATCCCCGAACTTCCTGGTTAGCCCCCTTGCAACTATCAAAGAAATCAGCTCCCTTCTTTCACTGTCCACTGGCCGCTGATCAGTTTCACCCCAAGATACACAAAGGGTGTGTCGATCAGTGCCATGATCAGCTTCACCACGTACTGGGAAAAGATCATCTGAACAAGCACGTTCCCTGGAATCGTTCCAGCGAACGCCACGGTGATGAAGGTGAGCGTGTCTATGAACTGGGAGACCATCGTGGACAGGTTGTTTCTGAGCCACAGGTGTGATCCTCTGGTGACTTTCTTCCAAAAGTGGAAGGCCCAGACGTCGTGAGTTTGTGAAATGATGTAAGCCAGAATACTTGCGAGCACGATCCTCGGAGTTGATCCAAAAACCTTCACGAAGGCCTCATTGTTCGCAAAGATGGAAGCGGGAGGATAGAAAACCGCAATCTGGGAGTAGATCACCAAGATCAGAGACGTGAAGAATCCCGTCCAGACCATCTTCTGGGCTGTTCTTTTCCCATAGACTTCCGATACGATATCCGTTACGGCGAACGTGATAGGGTAACACAAAACCGCCACCGGGACAAGGAAAGGCCCTATGTTCACCAGTTTTCCTGCGATCACGTTGGATATGGTCAAAGCAGAGACGAATATTCCCGTCAGGAGAATGAGCTTTTCATTCGACTTCTCCACTCTTTTTCCCCTCCAGTGAACCCATCTGAGTGGTTGTCTTTATGCCACCCCTTATGTTGTAGATCACCGTGACCCTGATTCGGTCGGTTTTGAGAAGATTCTTCAAATCTTCGTAGATTCTCTTCGTTGCTTCTTCCTGGTATATACCAACGTTTCTGAAGCTGACGAAGTAGTACTTCAAAGATTTGAGTTCGACGATCTTTCCACCGTCCGGGTAATACTCTATGATCACTCTCCCGATGTCTGGAAGACCGGAGAAGGGACAGACTGCGGAGAACTCGTCGGTCTCTATCTTTATGTACTCGTCTTTTCCATCGAAATCGATCGCTTCGAGAAAGTCTGTCCTTATCGCATCGTGCCCTTTGAAGTCGAAGATCCTTCCCTCTGCCTTCGGCATAGGATCACTCCCTTACCATGAGTTTTATTTTTTCAAGAACCTCTTTTGGATTTCTTCCGAACACCCTTATCATCGCTTCTTTTCCCCACCAACCTTCATTATATATCACATCTGGAGGTGATTTCAACTCCGCTATCGCCTGTTCGATCATCCACACCATGGACTGCCCCTCTTTCTCCTGAACCTCCTTCGGCTCTTTCGACCGATCGTAGTGGAAAACCTTCAACCCTCTTTTCTTTGCCCTTTCAACGTACTCTCTTTCGTAGCGAACGTTCACCACACACCTCATATGAGGATGATACCTCATCATCGTGACAGCCATACGTGCCGTGTGAGATCTGTCTTTGAAAGAAGCACAGGACACCGCCACCGCTTTTCCTTCTTTGAGTCTTATCCTTCCGGGGAACTTTCCCACCTCGAATTCGTTCTTCGCCCACGGGAGAGCGTAGGAAACGTTCTGCCCCACCTCCGGCACCGTGAGATGGCCGATCTCGAGGAACTCTGGAAGAATCTCATCGAGTGTGTTCAGAGTGTCGTACCTGTACCAGTCCCGAAGGAGTTTTTCCGTCTCCACCACACCTGAGGATCTTTCAAGAATTTTTTTCAAAAGTTCCATGGCGGATCTGATGGCCTCTTCCACCGGATAGCTCATCGCTAAAAATCCCGAAACGGCACTGGAAAAGGCACAACCTGTTCCATGGAACTCTCCAGGAACTCTGGGAATTTCAAAAACGAAATCTCTATATTTCACTTTCACCGTGTTGCCTTTTTCGTGCCCGCCAGTGACGATGAAGTTATTGTATTCGCCGAGTTTTTTCGCTTCTTCACTGTTCAAGATCACGTAGTCAGCGTATTCCACGAATTTCTTCACTTCCTCCGGATCCTGAAACCCGAAACCCGAGGACGATTCGAGTACCACGTTCCAGACGATCGCTGAATCCGGGAACATTTCCCTCAGTCTTTTCACCGTCTCCGGTGCAGAGAGTCCTACCTTTATCACCCGCGGAGGTGTCAGGACTTCTATTTCTTTTCTCATTTCTTCCCAGTCTCTGAAGTTCACTGAAAACACCCGGTTTTCGTTCTGCACGGTCAGAGCTGAGATCACCGCATGAGTTTTCACACCGAGAGCCGAGAGAACCTTCACATCTTGAATTATCCCCGCACCTCCCGAAGGATCGAAACCCGCAACTACAAGAACCATTAGAGATCCCTCCAGTATTCGAAGAGTTTTTCCAGACCTTCTTCACATTCCGGTGTCGGCTCCAGAACGAAATCCGCGTCGAAATCCTTTATGAACTCCAGCACTTCAAGAAACTCTTTCGATTCACCCCAGGGAGCGTGATGGCATTTTTTGTAGGTTTCGAAATCCGCGTAGTAAATGTGAAATTCTTCTACAAAATCAGAGAGTTTTTCTATGAATTCGATGGGAGAAAAACCGTAAACCTCAGCGTCTAGAAGAAGATGGCCGATGTCAACGCACATCTTGCAACCTGTGTTTTCAAGAAAGGTCCTGTAATCTTCAGCGGAGTGGAAATGATCGTTTCCATAAACGTTCTCCACTCGAACGCTGATGACACCCGCAAGCTCGGAGAATTCTCTCTCCACCTCTCTGTAAACAGAAAGCCAGTTTTCTTTCTGAAGGGCATTTGGGAAGTGAATTATCATGTATTCTGCGCCGATCTTCCTGGCAAGCTCAGCGCATTTTTTGTTCACAGAAAAGGTGTCCTCTCTTTCTTCCTCGTTCAGAGAGGTCGGATTCGGATGGTGGTATCTGTATCTGTAGATGAAAGGAGCGTGGATTCCAAAATTTTTGTCGTGAAAAAAGCGGAGGACCTTCTCGAGGTCTTCCGCCTTGAAAAAACCCAGTTCGTAAAGTTCTGCTTTCGGGAGTGCTTCAAGCAGATCGGGATTGCTTCTTATGATGCTCGTGGATACACCTTTTCTCAAGAGAACTCCTCCGCTATCTTTATCGCACAGAATGGTCCACACATAGAACAGCCTTTGTCGGGGTACGGTCTTTCCTCGTATTTCTTCTTCGCAACGTCCTTTCCCAGCGAAAGGCTGAACATCGTCTCCCAGTCGAAGTTCTTTCTTGCGAGGGCCATCTTTTTCTCAAGCTCCCAGGCTTTTTTGTTTCCGCGCGCCACATCCGCGACAATAGCCGCTATCTTAGAGGCTATCACACCTTCTCTCACGTCTTCAACATCCGGAAGCGAGATGTGCTCTGAAGGAGTCACATAACAGAGGAAATCGGCTCCGTAGTAGCCAGCCAGCGCACCACCTATCGCGCAGGCTATGTGATCGTAGCCCATGGCTCTGTCCGTTGGAAGAGGTCCCAGAAGGAAGATGGGGGCTCCTTTTCCGATCTTTTTCATGAGCCTCACGTTCATCTCCACCTCGTTCAGAGGAACGTGCCCCGGCCCTTCCAGCATCACCTGGACCCCTTTTTCCCTCGCTCTCTCCACGAGTTCTCCCATCACGAACAGCTCTTCGAACTGCTGGGCGTCGCTCGCGTCCACCACAGCTCCGGGTCTCATGCCGTCGCCAAGACTCAGAGTGATATCGTAGTCTTTTGCGATGTCCAAGAGTTCATCGAAGTGTTCGTAGAACGGATTTTCCTTGTTGTTCTTTATCATCCATCCCGCGATGATCGCTCCGCCTCTACTCACGATCTTCAAAACCCGCCTTGAACTTTTTATCCTATCAAGCACCCTTCTCGTCACACCGACGTGGATCGTCATAAAGTCTATGCCATCTTCCGCGTGTGCTATGACCATATCGAAGAAGTCCTTCTCCGAAAAATCCACCACGTTCTTTTTCATCTGGTAACTCCTCACGGCGGAATCGTATATGGGCACCGAACCAACTGGAACGGGCGACATCTCCACGATGGCCCTTCTGATCTCCCTCAGGTCCCCCCACGTGGAGAGGACCATGAGGGAGTCAGCACCGTATTCTATCGCCACTCTTGCCTTTTCCTTTTCCTCTTCGAGCGAAGAAAATCCCTGGGAGGTTCCTATGTTCGCGTTCACCTTCACACTGAAACCTTCTCCAACGATCATTGGCCTTTCTATCCTGTGGAGTTTGTTCTTTGGAAGAACCGCTCTGCCTTCCGCAAGTTTTTGCCTGACGATCTCGACATCCACTCCCTCGTACTCCGCCACCTTTTTCATCTCGTCGGAAACAACACCCTTTCTGGCCATTTCCATCTGGGTCATGATATCACCTCAACCTTTCACTCACGATTCTCGCCACTTTCTGACCGGACAGAATCATTCCACCGAAGATGGGACCCATCCTCGGTCCGCCGTGAACAGCGCAGACCGCCATCCCTGAGACGAGAAGCCCCGGGAAGATCTCACCGGTGTTATCTACCACGAATTTTTCCGCTTCATCGGCGTCCATAGGAAATTCTGTTTTCATCTCTACGAGACCTCTCTTTGCAAGAAGTGAAACCACGTTCGCGGGGTGACCGGTGCCATCCACAACGAACGAAGCCTTCACTGTTATGGGATCGACGTGCAACCCGAGTCTCACCGTTGGACCCCAGTTCACCACCACTCCACAGACCCTACCGTTCTGGACTGCCACATCTTCAACCGAAACGTTGTTGAAGACAATGGCTCCTGCCTTCGTTGCTCTGTAGAGAAGTCCCGAAGCGAAATGCACGGAATCCACCACTATGTGGTCTTCTTTCACTTCGTATTCGATTTCTACCTCCTTCAGAAAGTTCTCGAGTTCTTTCTCCAGCACGATCTCGTTGAACATCATTCCTCCACCCCAGATACCGCCTCCCGGGGTGTTTCTCTCTTCGAACACGGCCACTTTAAAACCGTTCTTTGCCAGCTCGTACGCTGCCGTGAGACCGCTCGGTCCCGCTCCCACGATCGCAACATCCAGCTCCAGACTATTTCTGAGTTTTTCAAAATACCTCTCAACGATGAGTCTGGAGATCAACACATCTCTCATAGACACACCTCCTTAGTAAAAATAAAAACCTCCGCCGAGCGGAGGTTTTTTATTTCCTCCTTCCCCGATCCCTCCGCCGGCATTACCCGGATCAGGTTCTTGGGGTCGAGGACTTCCGTCCTCCTCTCAGCCCCGGAATAGGAGCTCCCCCTGGGGAAGGTTTTCGATATTCATTTTTTCAACCTCAATTTTAAAGGATTTTTGTGTGATACAATTTAAATGGAGGTTTCATTTTAGAAAGCGTTCAACGGAGGTGAAAGGAAATGGCAGATCAGTACCACGAACCAGTTTCCGAACTCACGGGGAAGGACAGAGACTTCGTGAGAGCTCTGAACAGCCTGAAAGAAGAGATAGAGGCGGTCGCCTGGTACCATCAGAGGGTTGTCACCACGAAAGACGAAACCGTGAGAAAAATACTCGAACACAACAGAGACGAGGAGATGGAGCACGCAGCAATGCTACTTGAGTGGCTGAGAAGGAACATGCCCGGCTGGGATGAGGCACTCAGAACTTACCTGTTCACGGACAAGCCGATCACAGAAATCGAAGAAGAAACGTCCGGTGGATCAGAAAACACGGGTGGAGACCTCGGCATAAGGAAGCTCTGAAAGGGGTGGTGAACATGGAATTTCTGAAAAGATCCTTTGCTCCTCTGACAGAAAAACAGTGGCAGGAGATAGACAACAGAGCAAGAGAGATCTTCAAAACACAGCTCTACGGAAGGAAATTCGTCGATGTGGAAGGTCCCTACGGCTGGGAGTACGCTGCCCATCCACTCGGGGAAGTTGAGGTGCTTTCAGACGAGAACGAAGTGGTGAAGTGGGGATTGAGGAAGTCTCTGCCGCTCATCGAACTGAGGGCAACGTTCACTCTCGATCTGTGGGAACTCGACAACCTCGAGAGAGGAAAACCGAACGTGGATCTTTCCAGCTTAGAAGAAACGGTGAGAAAGGTTGCGGAATTTGAAGACGAAGTGATATTCAGAGGATGTGAAAAATCGGGTGTTAAAGGCCTTCTTTCCTTCGAAGAGAGGAAAATCGAATGTGGAAGCACACCGAAAGACCTCCTCGAAGCCATAGTGAGGGCTCTTTCGATCTTCTCAAAAGATGGTATAGAGGGCCCTTACACACTCGTCATAAACACGGACAGATGGGTCAGCTTCCTGAAGGAAGAGGCAGGGCATTACCCCCTCGAGAAGAGAGTGGAAGAATGCCTCAGGGGTGGCAAGATCATAACCACACCGAGGATCGAGGATGCCCTCGTCGTTTCCGAACGTGGAGGAGATTTCAAATTGATCCTCGGACAGGATCTCTCGATAGGGTACGAAGACAGAGAAAAAGACGCGGTGAGGCTTTTCATAACGGAGACGTTCACCTTCCAGGTTGTCAACCCGGAGGCTTTGATTCTTCTAAAGTTCTGATCTGGTCCGCTCCTCGGAGCGGACCTTTCGATCAAAGAACGTCCAGTTTTCCCTTCGCCCACGTTCCCACTACTTTCCCCGCAATCGCAACTATTCCCAATATTCCAGAATTTTCTCTGACATCTTTCAAGAACTTTGGAATGTCATAGGAGTTTCTCACGGAATCTTCAAACGAATCTACTACCCTGTCGCATATCGCTTCCTCTTTTCCAAGAACGAGTATTCCTTTCCCACCAGCGAATACTCCGGTGACGCACACAGACGGTGTGAGTTCAGGGAAGATCTTAACACTTATGCCTTCAAAGAAATGAACCACGATCGGCTGTGATATCTTCAGGAAGAACTTCCCATCTCTTTCCAGAGCAAAATCAGACTCTTTGAGAGCATCCACGAGGATCGCTCCGTTCTTTTCGAGGGGAG
This window encodes:
- a CDS encoding DUF1611 domain-containing protein, with the translated sequence MDLWKLYQPGTPAAIVAWGQLGTPHAKTTYGLLRHSRLFKPVCVVAEHEGKIASDFVKSIRYDVPVVSSVEKAKEMGAEVLIIGVSNPGGYLEEQIATLVKKALSLGMDVVSGLHFKISQQTEFLKIAHENGARIIDVRIPPLELDVLRGGIYRKKIKVVGVFGTDCVVGKRTTAVQLWERALEKGIKAGFLATGQTGILIGADAGYVIDAVPADFVSGVVEKAVLKLEKTGKEIVFVEGQGALRHPAYGQVTLGLLYGSNPDVVFLVHDPSRDHFESFPEIPKKPDFEEERRLIETLSNAKVIGGVSLNGKFETDLPVYDPFNTEDLDEMLERAMVW
- a CDS encoding encapsulin-associated ferritin-like protein yields the protein MADQYHEPVSELTGKDRDFVRALNSLKEEIEAVAWYHQRVVTTKDETVRKILEHNRDEEMEHAAMLLEWLRRNMPGWDEALRTYLFTDKPITEIEEETSGGSENTGGDLGIRKL
- a CDS encoding RNA-guided endonuclease InsQ/TnpB family protein; this translates as MTVTLTCRFKLELSKDQKQQFLDIATAYTNAVNYVLEQNFKDKSTNVKKLHRLYYSTIREKFSLPAQIAINVNRDVSAMYKTLWAQFKELKRRKPDSKAVKKFWDKPPKRKSLIVKYTYNRTASFKKVNGEWHASLSTLQGRIKWIPMKGWSKHFEYLESGKIGDPILTYDKSSKTFFLLVPVTLEVQEQPPKEIVGVDVGERHIVAVASTRGTRYLIDLPEEFKQRKQHYQRLRSELMSKGTRSAKRKLARISRREKRFTENVLHIIAKKLITNHPGAKFVLEDLTYIKANRITYRGKDKEARRQSEQWPFASLQQKIEYKSKLYYGVQSEKVDPAYTSQTCPVCGHVSKENRPDHGERFICQNCGYEEHADIVGAINIALKVLAKDQQVNLENLLRADVSRPNAPSS
- a CDS encoding sulfide-dependent adenosine diphosphate thiazole synthase, producing MRDVLISRLIVERYFEKLRNSLELDVAIVGAGPSGLTAAYELAKNGFKVAVFEERNTPGGGIWGGGMMFNEIVLEKELENFLKEVEIEYEVKEDHIVVDSVHFASGLLYRATKAGAIVFNNVSVEDVAVQNGRVCGVVVNWGPTVRLGLHVDPITVKASFVVDGTGHPANVVSLLAKRGLVEMKTEFPMDADEAEKFVVDNTGEIFPGLLVSGMAVCAVHGGPRMGPIFGGMILSGQKVARIVSERLR
- a CDS encoding PfkB family carbohydrate kinase; its protein translation is MKIAVVGGTFWDIFIFGENPHSSIIKESPGGSGLNVAYGLFLLGHTVDFYSNIGDDWRGKQTTEILKKASFDTSHMFTIQGGKTGIFIAHNGKPLAVDPGVNRKEMKLPSLSEYDLVFATGEISEKTIRKICENTKNVILDVGPGARFATTDLNALVIGNECECSFRRCDVVKMGSKGARWGEVYVPGNGISYPHSIGLGDLFDIVFVHHLLLGKSKKEILEEAVKCSQILGQKENVTPFERISFLESFSAKDDTLECPDESKDASHHGG
- the queF gene encoding preQ(1) synthase, translated to MPKAEGRIFDFKGHDAIRTDFLEAIDFDGKDEYIKIETDEFSAVCPFSGLPDIGRVIIEYYPDGGKIVELKSLKYYFVSFRNVGIYQEEATKRIYEDLKNLLKTDRIRVTVIYNIRGGIKTTTQMGSLEGKKSGEVE
- a CDS encoding thiamine-phosphate synthase family protein → MVLVVAGFDPSGGAGIIQDVKVLSALGVKTHAVISALTVQNENRVFSVNFRDWEEMRKEIEVLTPPRVIKVGLSAPETVKRLREMFPDSAIVWNVVLESSSGFGFQDPEEVKKFVEYADYVILNSEEAKKLGEYNNFIVTGGHEKGNTVKVKYRDFVFEIPRVPGEFHGTGCAFSSAVSGFLAMSYPVEEAIRSAMELLKKILERSSGVVETEKLLRDWYRYDTLNTLDEILPEFLEIGHLTVPEVGQNVSYALPWAKNEFEVGKFPGRIRLKEGKAVAVSCASFKDRSHTARMAVTMMRYHPHMRCVVNVRYEREYVERAKKRGLKVFHYDRSKEPKEVQEKEGQSMVWMIEQAIAELKSPPDVIYNEGWWGKEAMIRVFGRNPKEVLEKIKLMVRE
- a CDS encoding sugar phosphate isomerase/epimerase family protein produces the protein MRKGVSTSIIRSNPDLLEALPKAELYELGFFKAEDLEKVLRFFHDKNFGIHAPFIYRYRYHHPNPTSLNEEEREDTFSVNKKCAELARKIGAEYMIIHFPNALQKENWLSVYREVEREFSELAGVISVRVENVYGNDHFHSAEDYRTFLENTGCKMCVDIGHLLLDAEVYGFSPIEFIEKLSDFVEEFHIYYADFETYKKCHHAPWGESKEFLEVLEFIKDFDADFVLEPTPECEEGLEKLFEYWRDL
- the thiC gene encoding phosphomethylpyrimidine synthase ThiC codes for the protein MTQMEMARKGVVSDEMKKVAEYEGVDVEIVRQKLAEGRAVLPKNKLHRIERPMIVGEGFSVKVNANIGTSQGFSSLEEEKEKARVAIEYGADSLMVLSTWGDLREIRRAIVEMSPVPVGSVPIYDSAVRSYQMKKNVVDFSEKDFFDMVIAHAEDGIDFMTIHVGVTRRVLDRIKSSRRVLKIVSRGGAIIAGWMIKNNKENPFYEHFDELLDIAKDYDITLSLGDGMRPGAVVDASDAQQFEELFVMGELVERAREKGVQVMLEGPGHVPLNEVEMNVRLMKKIGKGAPIFLLGPLPTDRAMGYDHIACAIGGALAGYYGADFLCYVTPSEHISLPDVEDVREGVIASKIAAIVADVARGNKKAWELEKKMALARKNFDWETMFSLSLGKDVAKKKYEERPYPDKGCSMCGPFCAIKIAEEFS
- a CDS encoding queuosine precursor transporter, producing MEKSNEKLILLTGIFVSALTISNVIAGKLVNIGPFLVPVAVLCYPITFAVTDIVSEVYGKRTAQKMVWTGFFTSLILVIYSQIAVFYPPASIFANNEAFVKVFGSTPRIVLASILAYIISQTHDVWAFHFWKKVTRGSHLWLRNNLSTMVSQFIDTLTFITVAFAGTIPGNVLVQMIFSQYVVKLIMALIDTPFVYLGVKLISGQWTVKEGS
- a CDS encoding ABC transporter ATP-binding protein — encoded protein: MIVARGLTRKFGDFTAVDHIDLSVRPGEIYGFLGPNGAGKTTTIKMLTGVLKPTEGEVEILGMKMSTHEIEIKKSIGVIPDEPKIYSHLTGKEFLDFIIEIYDLKEEEIDKRIAELCEAFKVDYLGKRVGEMSHGMKQKLMLVSVFMRRPRVIFLDEPTVGLDAKSARILKLLLRKYADEGAAIFLTTHILEIAEKMCDRIGIINKGRLIAEGTMEELRKLAGQKEASLEDLFLQLTAEGEEIEEIMKEL